From the genome of Pantoea alfalfae, one region includes:
- the lon gene encoding endopeptidase La: MNPERSERIEIPVLPLRDVVVYPHMVIPLFVGREKSIRCLEAAMDHDKKIMLVAQKEASTDEPGINDLFSVGTVASVLQMLKLPDGTVKVLVEGLQRAHITTLADNGDHFVAQAEYLVSPEIEEREQEVLVRTAINQFEGYIKLNKKIPPEVLTSLNNIDDAARLADTVAAHMPLKLADKQSVLEMSDVNERLEYLMAMMESEIDLLQVEKRIRNRVKKQMEKSQREYYLNEQMKAIQKELGEMDDAPDEYEALKRKIDAAKMPEEAREKAEAELQKLKMMSPMSAEATVVRGYIDWMVQVPWNARSKVKKDLRKAQETLDTDHYGLERVKDRILEYLAVQSRVSKIKGPILCLVGPPGVGKTSLGQSIAKATGRKYVRMALGGVRDEAEIRGHRRTYIGSMPGKLIQKMAKVGVKNPLFLLDEIDKMSSDMRGDPASALLEVLDPEQNIAFNDHYLEVDYDLSDVMFVATSNSMNIPAPLLDRMEVIRLSGYTEDEKLNIAKQHLLTKQIERNALKASEITVEDSAIVGIIRYYTREAGVRSLERELSKLCRKAVKSLLMDKTKKHITINGENLKDFLGVQRFDYGRADSENRVGQVTGLAWTEVGGDLLTIETACVPGKGKLTYTGSLGEVMQESIQAALTVVRARAEKLGINGDFYEKRDIHVHVPEGATPKDGPSAGIAMCTALVSCLTGNPVRADVAMTGEITLRGQVLPIGGLKEKLLAAHRGGIKTVLIPDDNKRDLEEIPQNVIADLEIHPVKRIEEVLNLALENAPYGMQVATAK; the protein is encoded by the coding sequence ATGAATCCTGAGCGTTCTGAACGCATTGAAATCCCCGTGTTGCCGCTGCGCGACGTGGTGGTTTATCCGCACATGGTAATTCCGTTGTTTGTTGGCCGGGAAAAATCAATTCGGTGCCTTGAAGCCGCAATGGATCATGATAAAAAAATCATGCTGGTCGCACAGAAAGAGGCTTCAACGGATGAACCTGGCATTAACGATCTCTTTTCAGTAGGGACCGTTGCATCAGTATTGCAAATGCTGAAACTGCCGGATGGCACTGTCAAAGTTTTGGTAGAAGGTTTACAGCGCGCCCATATTACGACGCTGGCCGACAACGGTGACCATTTTGTTGCACAAGCTGAATATCTGGTTTCGCCAGAGATTGAAGAGCGCGAGCAGGAAGTGCTGGTGCGTACGGCGATCAATCAGTTTGAAGGCTACATCAAACTCAATAAAAAGATCCCACCCGAGGTTTTAACCTCACTGAATAACATTGACGATGCGGCCCGCCTTGCTGACACCGTTGCAGCGCATATGCCACTGAAACTGGCAGACAAACAGTCTGTGCTGGAGATGTCCGACGTTAATGAGCGTCTGGAATATCTGATGGCGATGATGGAATCTGAAATCGATCTGCTGCAGGTTGAGAAGCGCATTCGCAACCGTGTTAAGAAGCAGATGGAGAAGAGCCAGCGCGAGTATTATCTGAATGAGCAGATGAAGGCGATTCAGAAAGAGCTCGGTGAGATGGACGACGCGCCTGACGAGTACGAAGCGTTAAAACGCAAAATCGACGCGGCAAAAATGCCGGAAGAAGCGCGTGAAAAAGCAGAAGCTGAGCTACAGAAGCTGAAAATGATGTCCCCGATGTCCGCTGAAGCGACCGTGGTTCGCGGCTACATCGACTGGATGGTGCAGGTTCCGTGGAACGCGCGCAGCAAAGTGAAGAAAGATCTGCGTAAAGCGCAGGAGACGCTGGACACTGACCATTACGGCCTGGAGCGCGTGAAGGATCGTATTCTTGAGTATCTTGCGGTTCAGAGTCGTGTCAGCAAAATCAAAGGGCCGATTCTGTGCCTGGTCGGACCGCCAGGGGTAGGTAAAACGTCCCTCGGTCAGTCGATCGCCAAAGCGACCGGACGTAAATATGTGCGTATGGCGCTGGGTGGCGTGCGTGATGAAGCGGAAATCCGTGGTCACCGTCGTACTTACATCGGCTCTATGCCGGGTAAACTCATCCAGAAAATGGCGAAAGTCGGGGTTAAGAACCCGCTGTTCCTGCTGGATGAGATCGACAAAATGTCTTCGGACATGCGCGGCGATCCTGCTTCAGCGCTGCTGGAAGTGCTTGATCCTGAGCAGAACATTGCGTTCAACGACCACTATCTGGAAGTCGACTATGACCTCTCTGATGTCATGTTCGTGGCAACGTCGAACTCAATGAACATCCCGGCACCGCTGCTGGACCGTATGGAAGTGATTCGTCTGTCGGGTTATACCGAAGATGAGAAACTAAACATCGCTAAGCAGCATCTGCTGACCAAGCAGATTGAGCGCAACGCGCTGAAAGCCAGTGAAATTACGGTTGAAGATAGCGCGATTGTCGGCATTATCCGTTACTACACCCGTGAAGCTGGCGTGCGTAGTCTTGAGCGTGAGCTGTCGAAATTGTGCCGTAAAGCGGTGAAATCACTGCTGATGGACAAGACGAAAAAGCACATCACCATCAACGGTGAAAACCTCAAGGACTTCCTGGGCGTACAGCGCTTCGACTACGGCCGTGCTGACAGTGAAAACCGTGTGGGTCAGGTCACTGGCCTGGCGTGGACGGAAGTGGGCGGCGATCTGCTGACCATCGAAACTGCGTGTGTACCGGGTAAAGGCAAGCTGACTTACACCGGCTCCCTGGGTGAAGTGATGCAGGAGTCGATTCAGGCTGCGCTGACCGTGGTGCGTGCCCGTGCCGAGAAACTGGGCATTAATGGTGACTTCTACGAAAAACGTGATATTCACGTTCACGTGCCAGAAGGCGCCACACCGAAAGATGGCCCGAGTGCCGGTATCGCAATGTGTACCGCGCTGGTCTCTTGTCTGACCGGTAACCCGGTGCGTGCGGATGTCGCTATGACCGGTGAAATCACCCTGCGTGGTCAGGTTCTGCCGATTGGCGGTCTGAAAGAGAAACTGCTGGCAGCACACCGTGGTGGCATTAAAACCGTGCTGATCCCGGACGACAACAAGCGTGATCTGGAAGAGATTCCACAGAACGTGATTGCCGATCTGGAGATCCATCCGGTGAAACGCATTGAAGAGGTGCTGAATCTGGCACTGGAAAATGCGCCTTACGGCATGCAGGTCGCAACAGCAAAATAG
- the queC gene encoding 7-cyano-7-deazaguanine synthase QueC encodes MKRAVVVFSGGQDSTTCLIQAVQLYDEVHCVTFDYGQRHREEIDVARDLAMTLGARAHKVLDVTMLNELAVSSLTRDNIPVPAYNPEASGLPSTFVPGRNILFLTLASVYAYQVEAEAVITGVCETDFSGYPDCRDEFVKALNHAVSLGMAREVRFETPLMWLNKAETWALADYWQQLSLVREQTLTCYNGVKGDGCGECAACHLRANGLQGYLSDRAGVMSAMKAKSGLN; translated from the coding sequence ATGAAACGCGCGGTTGTAGTTTTCAGCGGTGGACAAGACTCCACTACCTGCCTGATTCAGGCTGTACAGCTTTATGATGAAGTTCACTGTGTCACTTTCGACTATGGACAACGCCACCGGGAAGAGATCGATGTCGCCCGCGATCTGGCGATGACACTGGGTGCGCGCGCACATAAAGTGCTGGACGTGACCATGCTGAACGAACTCGCTGTCAGCAGCCTGACGCGGGATAACATTCCGGTGCCGGCTTATAATCCTGAGGCCAGTGGATTACCCAGTACGTTTGTACCAGGACGCAATATTCTCTTTCTGACGCTGGCCTCAGTTTACGCGTATCAGGTCGAAGCGGAAGCGGTCATCACCGGCGTCTGCGAAACCGATTTTTCCGGCTATCCCGACTGCCGCGATGAGTTTGTCAAAGCGCTGAACCATGCGGTGTCGCTTGGCATGGCTCGCGAGGTGCGTTTTGAGACGCCGCTGATGTGGCTCAATAAAGCGGAAACCTGGGCGCTGGCAGATTACTGGCAGCAACTTTCGCTGGTACGCGAGCAGACGCTGACCTGCTATAACGGCGTAAAAGGCGACGGATGTGGTGAGTGTGCTGCCTGTCATTTACGGGCCAATGGCCTGCAGGGTTATCTCAGCGATCGGGCGGGCGTAATGTCTGCCATGAAAGCTAAAAGCGGCCTTAACTAA
- the hupB gene encoding nucleoid-associated protein HU-beta: MNKSQLIDKIAADADISKAAAGRVLDAFMGSVSDALKEGDEVALVGFGTFSVRDRAARTGRNPQTGKEITIPAGKVPGFRAGKALKDAVN; the protein is encoded by the coding sequence GTGAATAAGTCACAATTGATCGACAAAATTGCTGCCGATGCTGATATTTCTAAAGCTGCAGCAGGACGTGTTTTAGATGCATTTATGGGCTCAGTTTCAGATGCGCTGAAAGAGGGTGATGAAGTGGCTCTGGTGGGTTTCGGCACATTCTCTGTGCGTGACCGCGCTGCACGTACCGGCCGCAATCCGCAAACCGGTAAAGAAATCACCATCCCGGCTGGTAAAGTACCGGGTTTCCGTGCTGGTAAAGCATTGAAAGACGCTGTCAATTAA
- the cof gene encoding HMP-PP phosphatase, with product MMRLAAFDMDGTLLLPDHQLGQQTLDSLQALHLRGVNLALATGRHLLEMQILREKLTLPAWLITGNGTRVHDRQGNLIFARDLPSAVAEEVIHRHWETSASIHIFNDQGWFTDRPQPELLVAHQMSGFSYQLCDLKRLPAHQVTKICFIDQHQHLCQLKTELGAALGEQANICFSAVDCLEVLPASCNKGSALALLCDHLSLTLAECMAFGDAMNDREMLSQVGRGFIMGNAMAQLKAALPHLPVLGHCETQAVSHYLNHWLATPDLAYSPEC from the coding sequence ATAATGCGTTTAGCCGCATTCGATATGGATGGCACATTATTGCTGCCGGATCATCAGCTGGGTCAGCAGACGCTGGATAGCCTGCAGGCGTTGCATCTGCGTGGCGTAAATCTGGCGCTGGCGACGGGCCGCCATCTGCTGGAGATGCAGATTCTGAGGGAGAAATTAACGCTGCCTGCGTGGCTGATTACCGGGAACGGCACTCGTGTACACGACAGGCAGGGCAATCTGATCTTTGCGCGTGATCTGCCCTCTGCGGTAGCCGAAGAGGTCATCCATCGCCACTGGGAAACATCCGCGTCGATCCACATTTTCAACGATCAGGGGTGGTTTACCGATCGCCCCCAGCCTGAGCTGCTGGTGGCCCATCAGATGAGCGGGTTTAGCTATCAGCTGTGCGATTTGAAAAGGCTTCCCGCGCATCAGGTAACAAAAATCTGCTTTATCGATCAGCATCAGCATCTGTGCCAGCTGAAAACGGAACTGGGTGCGGCGCTGGGTGAGCAGGCGAATATCTGCTTCTCTGCAGTGGACTGTCTGGAAGTGTTGCCCGCCAGTTGCAACAAAGGCAGCGCGCTGGCGCTGTTGTGCGACCATCTGTCACTGACGCTGGCGGAGTGCATGGCGTTCGGGGATGCAATGAATGACCGAGAAATGCTGTCGCAGGTTGGGCGGGGCTTCATCATGGGCAATGCGATGGCGCAACTGAAAGCTGCGCTACCGCATCTGCCGGTATTAGGGCATTGCGAGACACAGGCGGTGTCTCACTATTTAAATCACTGGCTGGCAACACCCGACCTCGCGTATTCCCCCGAATGCTGA
- a CDS encoding helix-hairpin-helix domain-containing protein, with protein MAKHKLVAFYLSLALGGTLCHGSVSAAPEPASPAVSQNAHPAPKPETAAQLQPKQEQVSINEATAEQLSAAMNGVGLKKAQAIVNYREQYGPFSAIQQLSEVPGIGNALIERNASRLKL; from the coding sequence ATGGCTAAACATAAACTTGTTGCCTTTTATCTCTCACTCGCACTGGGCGGTACACTCTGTCACGGCAGCGTCTCTGCGGCACCTGAACCTGCCAGTCCGGCTGTGTCGCAGAACGCACATCCTGCACCGAAGCCGGAGACAGCCGCGCAGCTGCAGCCAAAGCAGGAACAGGTCAGCATCAATGAAGCGACAGCGGAACAGCTCTCTGCTGCTATGAATGGTGTGGGGCTGAAGAAAGCGCAGGCGATTGTGAACTATCGCGAACAGTACGGACCCTTTAGCGCGATTCAGCAACTCAGTGAAGTACCGGGTATCGGTAACGCGCTGATAGAGCGAAATGCGTCCCGGCTGAAATTGTGA
- a CDS encoding PLP-dependent cysteine synthase family protein, which yields MQTCWIRHAINEINADFQRSAETHLIRFDLADFPGIWFYLKDESTHPSGSLKHRLARSLFLYGLSNGWIKENTPIIEASSGSTAVSEAYFARLLGLPFIAVMPASTAKRKIEQITFYGGQCHFVEDPCQLYAESERLARELNGHFMDQFTYAERATDWRGNNNIAESIFRQMQHEPYPIPHTVIMSAGTGGTSATLGRYIRYQGLETKLLVVDPQHSVFFDYWQQRDATLTSTRGSMIEGIGRPRVEPSFMPDVIDEMIKVPDGATLAAMLKLEKILGRKPGASTGTNFWGMMQVAKRLRAANQQGSLVTLLCDSGERYPDSYYQPEWVAKHIGDITPWQCELE from the coding sequence ATGCAGACCTGCTGGATTCGCCACGCTATCAACGAAATTAACGCTGATTTTCAACGATCGGCTGAAACCCATTTGATCCGTTTCGATCTGGCGGATTTTCCCGGCATCTGGTTCTATCTGAAAGATGAGAGCACCCATCCCAGTGGCAGTCTTAAACATCGGCTGGCACGATCCCTGTTTCTCTACGGTCTCTCCAACGGCTGGATTAAAGAGAATACGCCGATTATCGAAGCCTCGTCAGGCAGCACGGCCGTTTCAGAGGCGTACTTCGCAAGGCTGCTTGGTCTGCCCTTTATTGCGGTGATGCCCGCCAGCACGGCGAAACGTAAAATTGAGCAGATCACCTTTTATGGTGGACAGTGCCATTTTGTCGAGGATCCCTGCCAGCTTTACGCAGAATCTGAACGGCTGGCACGTGAGCTGAATGGCCATTTTATGGATCAGTTTACCTACGCTGAACGCGCTACTGACTGGCGCGGTAATAACAATATTGCTGAGAGCATTTTCCGTCAGATGCAGCATGAACCCTATCCGATTCCGCATACGGTGATTATGAGCGCGGGCACTGGCGGCACCTCAGCGACGCTGGGCCGCTATATTCGTTATCAGGGCCTGGAAACGAAACTGCTGGTGGTGGATCCCCAGCATTCCGTGTTTTTCGATTACTGGCAACAGCGCGATGCAACACTGACCAGCACGCGCGGCAGCATGATCGAGGGAATTGGCCGTCCGCGCGTAGAGCCGTCATTTATGCCTGACGTGATTGATGAAATGATCAAAGTACCGGATGGTGCGACGTTGGCCGCCATGCTGAAGCTGGAAAAGATCCTGGGACGCAAACCGGGCGCCTCTACGGGCACCAATTTCTGGGGCATGATGCAGGTGGCGAAACGCTTACGGGCAGCAAATCAGCAGGGATCCCTGGTGACACTGCTGTGCGACAGTGGCGAACGTTATCCCGATAGCTACTATCAGCCGGAATGGGTGGCAAAACATATTGGCGATATCACGCCGTGGCAGTGCGAACTCGAATAA
- a CDS encoding SgrR family transcriptional regulator has protein sequence MRQLNRLNQFQRLWQQSQGIPQQTCVAEMARHCICSERHLRTLLSQWQHAGWLSWHGEPGRGKQGQLVFLRTPEQLRQQLLQKQLDAGDAADALQLLDLPPERLINMLRPLMGGQWQNDTPVLRIPYYRPMESTEPRQITGRAEQHLVRQIYSGLTRFEQDAPVGDLAHHWQHDEASCSWLFWLRPQLMWHNDEPVQAAQLVTQFRQLLRDTRVRILLADVVSVDAPHPLALRFTLRRPDFWLPHRLAHLLCLLPHPADMKTGSGPWKLRHFSAELVRIESHARWHLQRPLLQAVEYWITPQLFDPALGSSCRHPVQIAIGDAAELRTLKPVSSSISLGFCYLVCRPRAGFTPDQARTLFQLIQQSGIVSRLPLDEGLITPSKELLPGWEVPLIDNVPVPLPTTLTLHYQLPVELHQMSQALVALLKQHGCTLNVVFHPVKSWHHIDPPDEADILMGDRLIGDAPIFTLASWLQIDPLWRRLWSTPHGEEVQAQLLAIQQIADSDSRTRALQQLYHQLMRDGILLPLFNYRYQIYAPPAVEGIELNTLGWFDFSRAWIPPPIDPPCSCSAAD, from the coding sequence ATGCGTCAGCTTAACCGCCTTAATCAGTTTCAGCGCCTGTGGCAGCAAAGCCAGGGCATCCCTCAGCAGACCTGCGTGGCAGAGATGGCGCGCCACTGCATCTGCAGCGAGCGTCATCTGCGCACGTTACTGTCACAGTGGCAGCACGCTGGCTGGCTTAGCTGGCACGGCGAGCCGGGCCGTGGCAAACAGGGTCAGTTAGTGTTTCTGCGCACGCCTGAACAGTTACGGCAGCAGTTGTTGCAAAAACAGCTTGATGCCGGAGATGCGGCGGATGCCTTACAGCTGCTGGATCTGCCGCCGGAAAGGCTGATCAATATGCTGCGGCCGTTAATGGGTGGACAATGGCAGAACGACACGCCGGTTCTGCGTATCCCCTACTATCGTCCGATGGAGAGCACCGAGCCGCGCCAGATTACCGGACGGGCTGAACAGCACCTGGTTCGTCAGATCTATTCCGGTCTGACCCGTTTTGAGCAGGATGCGCCGGTCGGCGACCTGGCGCATCACTGGCAGCACGATGAGGCGTCATGTAGCTGGTTATTCTGGTTACGGCCTCAGCTGATGTGGCATAACGACGAGCCGGTGCAGGCCGCACAACTGGTGACGCAGTTCCGCCAGCTGTTGCGGGATACGCGTGTCAGGATATTGCTTGCCGATGTGGTCAGCGTGGATGCGCCTCACCCGCTGGCGCTGCGGTTTACCCTGCGACGACCTGATTTCTGGTTGCCTCACCGACTTGCCCATCTTTTGTGTCTGCTGCCCCATCCCGCTGATATGAAGACAGGCAGCGGGCCGTGGAAACTGAGGCATTTCAGCGCTGAGCTGGTGAGGATTGAAAGCCATGCGCGCTGGCATCTGCAGCGTCCTCTGCTGCAGGCGGTGGAGTACTGGATTACTCCTCAGCTGTTTGATCCCGCTCTCGGCAGCAGCTGTCGTCATCCGGTGCAGATTGCGATAGGGGATGCCGCAGAACTCAGGACATTGAAGCCGGTCAGCAGTAGCATCAGTCTCGGCTTCTGTTATCTGGTCTGCCGGCCGCGAGCCGGATTTACCCCTGATCAGGCGCGCACGCTTTTCCAGCTGATTCAGCAAAGCGGCATCGTCAGCCGATTACCACTGGATGAGGGATTAATTACCCCCAGCAAAGAGCTGTTACCTGGCTGGGAAGTGCCGCTGATTGATAATGTTCCGGTCCCCTTGCCCACCACTCTGACACTGCATTATCAGCTGCCGGTTGAGCTGCATCAGATGTCACAGGCACTGGTCGCCCTGTTAAAACAGCACGGTTGTACTCTGAACGTCGTTTTTCACCCGGTGAAAAGCTGGCATCATATCGACCCGCCTGATGAGGCGGATATCCTGATGGGCGATCGGCTGATTGGCGATGCGCCGATCTTCACACTGGCGAGCTGGTTACAGATTGACCCGCTATGGCGTCGGCTGTGGTCTACACCGCATGGCGAAGAAGTCCAGGCGCAACTGCTGGCTATCCAGCAGATAGCAGATAGCGACAGCCGTACCCGTGCGCTACAGCAGCTTTATCATCAACTGATGAGGGACGGCATCCTGCTGCCTCTGTTCAATTATCGCTACCAGATTTATGCGCCCCCTGCCGTAGAAGGGATTGAACTGAACACGCTGGGCTGGTTTGATTTCAGCCGCGCATGGATTCCACCGCCCATTGATCCGCCTTGCAGCTGTTCAGCAGCGGACTGA
- a CDS encoding Lrp/AsnC family transcriptional regulator produces the protein MLDKTDLKLLSLLQQDCTLSLQALADAVNLTTTPCWKRLKKLEDDGIIRARVALLDGDKIGLSLTAFMFVKTQQHSRDWYQAFVSVVSSMPEVMAFYRMAGEYDYLLRIQVADMKSYDAFYKRLVNGVPGLIDVTSSFAMEEIKYTTALPVAP, from the coding sequence ATGTTAGATAAAACTGATCTTAAACTGCTCTCACTGCTGCAGCAGGATTGCACGCTGTCGCTGCAGGCGCTGGCGGATGCCGTCAACCTCACCACCACACCCTGCTGGAAGCGCCTGAAAAAGCTGGAAGATGATGGCATTATTCGCGCCCGGGTGGCACTGCTGGATGGGGATAAAATCGGACTGTCACTGACGGCGTTTATGTTTGTGAAAACCCAGCAGCATAGCCGCGACTGGTATCAGGCCTTTGTCTCGGTGGTAAGCAGCATGCCCGAGGTGATGGCCTTTTACCGGATGGCAGGCGAGTATGATTACCTGCTGCGCATTCAGGTGGCCGACATGAAGAGCTATGATGCTTTCTACAAGCGATTAGTGAACGGTGTGCCCGGCCTGATTGATGTGACATCCAGCTTCGCCATGGAAGAGATTAAATACACCACGGCTTTACCTGTCGCCCCCTGA
- a CDS encoding YbgC/FadM family acyl-CoA thioesterase, with translation MQTTIKVRGYHLDVYQHVNNARYLEFLEEARWQWLEEVEAFHWLLEQKLAFVVVNININYRRPAVLGDVLAIDSEITQLNGKSGIIAQRVLLAGQETVVADAALTFVCIDLRTQKAVALEGELRERLMRLMA, from the coding sequence ATGCAGACCACCATAAAAGTGCGTGGCTATCATCTGGATGTCTATCAGCACGTCAACAATGCGCGCTATCTTGAGTTTCTTGAGGAGGCGCGCTGGCAATGGCTGGAAGAGGTTGAAGCGTTCCACTGGTTGCTGGAACAGAAACTGGCTTTTGTGGTGGTCAATATCAACATTAACTACCGTCGCCCGGCCGTGCTGGGCGACGTACTGGCTATCGACAGTGAGATTACGCAGTTAAATGGCAAAAGCGGCATTATTGCCCAGCGGGTGTTGCTGGCAGGTCAGGAGACCGTGGTGGCGGATGCCGCACTCACGTTTGTCTGTATTGATTTGCGGACCCAAAAGGCGGTTGCGCTGGAAGGGGAGTTACGTGAGCGGCTGATGCGTCTGATGGCATGA
- the ppiD gene encoding peptidylprolyl isomerase, translating into MMDNLRAASNHVVLKIILGLIIVSFVLTGVGNYLIGGNNDYAAKVNGQEISRGQLEQAFNSERSRQQQMLGDQFSQLASNDGFMQQMRQQALSQLIDQALLDSYIKDLHLSISDDQVKQAIFNQQAFQTNGKFDNAKYLALIGNMGFSADQYAEALRKQLSNQQLINAVANTDFTLKGEASKLVDLVSQQRDIRQATLDVNALMAKQTVTDDEISQYYQQHKTSFMAPEQFRVSYILMDAASMQQDASEADIQAWYDQHKADYSQPQRTRYSVIQTKTEADANAVLAQLKGGANFADVAKAKSIDPISARKGGDMGWLEPSTTPDELKNAGLTEKGQMSGVIKSSVGFLVVRLDDIQPEQVKPLDDVRSAVAAKVKQEKGVDAFYKLQQKVSEAASNDNESLAGAEQTSGLKAKETGWFSQDTLPDALNFDAVKQAIFNGGLVGQNGAPGNNSDIITVDGDRAFVLRISEHKPEAVKPLEQVKAQITDTLKHDKATQQAKAQADKLLTDLKAGKLEALTAAGLTLSASKTVDRNAQDPVAQAAFNLPQPADNKPSWGVSEDMQGNVVLVAVDKVKTGSMPQAQIDEMVKGVTQNNAQLTFEALLQNLRKEAKIKYGAAAQMQ; encoded by the coding sequence ATGATGGACAATTTACGCGCGGCGTCGAACCATGTCGTGCTCAAGATTATTCTGGGACTGATTATCGTCTCTTTTGTGCTGACAGGCGTTGGCAACTATCTGATTGGCGGCAATAACGACTATGCGGCCAAAGTTAACGGTCAGGAGATTAGCCGGGGACAGCTGGAGCAGGCTTTCAACAGTGAACGCAGTCGTCAGCAGCAGATGCTGGGTGACCAGTTCTCGCAGCTGGCCAGCAACGATGGCTTCATGCAGCAGATGCGTCAGCAGGCACTGTCTCAGTTAATCGACCAGGCACTGCTCGACAGCTACATCAAAGATCTCCACCTCAGCATCAGTGACGATCAGGTTAAGCAGGCTATCTTCAATCAGCAGGCTTTCCAGACCAACGGCAAATTCGATAATGCTAAATATCTGGCGCTGATCGGCAACATGGGTTTCAGTGCCGACCAGTATGCTGAAGCGCTGCGTAAGCAACTCTCCAATCAGCAGCTGATCAATGCCGTGGCCAACACAGACTTCACGCTGAAAGGCGAAGCCAGCAAACTGGTGGATCTGGTTTCACAGCAACGTGATATTCGTCAGGCGACGCTGGACGTCAATGCCCTGATGGCGAAACAAACCGTCACCGACGACGAAATCAGTCAGTATTATCAGCAGCATAAAACCAGCTTTATGGCACCGGAGCAGTTCCGTGTCAGCTACATCCTGATGGATGCTGCCAGCATGCAGCAGGATGCCAGCGAAGCGGATATTCAGGCCTGGTACGACCAGCATAAAGCGGACTATTCGCAGCCACAGCGTACGCGCTACAGCGTCATTCAGACCAAAACTGAAGCCGATGCCAATGCGGTACTGGCTCAGCTGAAGGGGGGCGCTAACTTCGCGGATGTGGCGAAAGCCAAATCCATCGACCCAATCTCTGCGCGTAAGGGCGGTGATATGGGCTGGCTGGAACCGTCAACGACCCCTGATGAGCTGAAAAATGCCGGTCTGACGGAGAAAGGCCAGATGTCAGGCGTGATTAAATCTTCAGTGGGCTTCCTGGTGGTTCGTCTCGACGATATTCAGCCAGAGCAGGTTAAGCCACTGGATGACGTTCGCAGCGCTGTTGCCGCGAAAGTGAAGCAGGAGAAGGGCGTTGATGCCTTCTACAAACTGCAGCAAAAAGTCAGTGAAGCGGCCAGCAATGACAATGAGTCACTGGCGGGTGCCGAGCAGACTTCGGGTCTGAAAGCGAAAGAGACCGGCTGGTTCAGTCAGGACACGCTGCCAGACGCGCTTAACTTTGATGCTGTGAAGCAGGCAATCTTTAACGGCGGTCTGGTGGGTCAGAACGGTGCACCGGGCAACAACTCCGACATTATTACCGTCGACGGCGATCGTGCCTTTGTGCTGCGTATCAGCGAGCACAAACCGGAAGCGGTAAAACCGCTGGAGCAGGTTAAGGCGCAGATTACGGATACGCTTAAGCATGACAAAGCGACACAGCAGGCGAAAGCACAGGCCGATAAACTGCTGACCGATCTCAAAGCGGGCAAGCTGGAAGCACTGACAGCAGCAGGCCTGACACTGAGCGCCAGCAAAACCGTTGACCGGAATGCGCAGGATCCGGTGGCACAGGCCGCCTTTAATCTGCCTCAGCCTGCTGACAATAAGCCTTCATGGGGTGTCAGCGAAGATATGCAGGGTAATGTGGTGCTGGTGGCGGTAGATAAAGTTAAAACCGGCAGCATGCCACAGGCGCAGATTGACGAAATGGTTAAGGGCGTCACGCAGAACAATGCGCAGCTGACGTTTGAAGCCTTACTGCAAAACCTCCGTAAAGAGGCGAAAATCAAGTACGGCGCTGCCGCACAAATGCAGTAA